TATGAAGCCAAGTTACATCGGTGGCTGTGTTGTCATAATAAATTGGTAGCGGCACTAAAGTGCCGAGCCACACAGAGGATATGGTCCTCGGAACGGGGATGCCGGCATCTCCTTTGATGCGTGTTAGAAAGAATAAAAGTCCACACTGATTCGATTTTGCTAACGCAAATTTTTTTAGCCTAACTTCAATCCCGCGATTTGCTTTTCAAGTTCTGCCGCTTGCGTTGCAAGTTTCTTCTTGAGTTCCTGTGTGGCGGGGGAACTCTCGTCTTGAATACGGTGGTTGGCCATTTTCAGGAACTTTTCCACTTTCGCCATGTTCTCGTGGGTGGCGCAGTCGCAGTAAGTTTCGACCATACGCTCAAAGATGTATTCCTCGGCGGTTTCGGACAAATGAACCATGTCGCTGTCGTAGAAGCGGTAGTCGCGCAGTTCGTCAATCACGATTTCGTAGCTCGGGAAATATGTAACTGCGTCATTGCGAGGAGCCGAAGGCGACGCGGCAATCTCTTCGATAGCTCTTTCTATGCCGAGTAATACCGTTGCCTTGGAAAGGTTGTTGCCGTGCGCTCCGTCGCCTAGGTGCCTGATCGGCGACACGGTAAAGACGATGTGTACATTTTGATTCAGTTGGCGAATACTTGTGATGGTATCGCGGATCGCTTGAGTTGCCTCGTCGACCGAAATCATTCGGCGCGTGAACATTTTCGGATCTTGCCGGTGACAATTCGATACGGGCTTAACGCGGTCCTTTAAATAGTAAACGAATGCAGTGCCGAGCGTGATAAAGATGACGTTTGTCTTCTGCATGAATTCACGGGCTTGCGCCGTCGCGGCATTCAGTTTCTCAAGGCATTCTTCTTTTGTCGTGCCAGAAAGTGAACTGTGTGCATCCCAGCAATGCCAAAGTCTGTCGCATCGCGTGTCTTGAAAAACATCTTCTTCTCCGAAAACTTTCCCGTCGGCAATTGCCTTGATCTGGCTTGCCAAAGATACCGGGTTGTAGACAGTGCCGAATGGGTTTACTAGAACATGGAATTTTCGTTCTGCGAATTGCGCCGAAATGTTATCCGCAAAGCACGATCCGAAAAATGCCAAATGGCTTGTGTAGTCGATTTTAAAGTCTGCTGCGGGAATGTCGATTTTCGTGAAAAAGTTCATGCGACAAATTTAAATAGAAAAAGCCACATGGGTTAGAAATGCCGAACGGCATTTTGATGGGATTGCGGTGTTGAATTATTTTGTATTGTGGAAATTGTCTGATTTTTGTGTAGAATTTGTGAAAGCTTATAATTTTGATAAAAATCAATAAAATGTATTGTGAAATACTGGTCTTTTTGAAAGTTATGTTGTATATTCTTGCTTGTCCGGTGCACCTGACGATGCGGCTTTAATTGGGGGCCGGACAGGAGGAATAGGTGAAAGACATTCTGACATATACGGATTACCGCCGGTATATCGCAGATTATTATGCCGACAAGAAGGCGAAATCCGCGATTTCTTGGCACGATTTTGCTAGGGCGGCGGGGTTCTCGTCGCCTGTCTATCTGAAATATGTGAGCGAAGGAAGGTTCAACTTGAGCGAAGCGGCCGTAGAACGTGTCTCTTCTGCCATGAACCTTTCCGATTTTGAACGGGAATATTTCCGCGAGATGGTACGCTTTGATCACGCCAAGACGGACAAGGCGAAAAAGGACTCATTCCAGAAATTGATGACGATGGCTGAAAGCCGCAAAGCTAAAATCATCGAGGCTGACGCTTTCCGTTATTTCGATAGCTGGAAAAATCCCGTGCTTCGCGAACTTGCTCCCTCTATGCCGGGGGCAAAACCCTTGGCGCTTGCGCATGCTTGCCGCCCCAAGATTAGTGCTGCCGAAGTGAGCGAATCGCTGAACTTTTTGGTGAAGGCGGACCTTTTGCAGAAAGACGAAGAGGGCAACTACAAACAGACTGATAAAGTGGTGACGACGGGACCCATGGAGGTGACGCCTGTTGCTGTTCGCGGTTTGCATCGCCAGATGGGTGAAATCGCGCTTGAGACTATCGAAGGCGTGCCTCAAGATAAACGCCATTTTTCTGGTGTGACGTTGGGAATTACGCAAGATGCCTACGACGAAATTGTCGCGGAAATCAATGCATTCCGCAAGAAAATTATTGAAATTGCCACAAGGGAAAGCGAAACGGATGAAGTGTATCGCTTGAATATCCAGTTTTTCCCGATGACGAACAAAAACGAAAATAAAAAGGGTTAGGAGGACAACATGAAACTTACTAAGGCCGGAAAATTAATGGTGCTGGCGTTCTTGCTGCTGGCGGGTTGCTCAACGGAAGAGGGCGTGCATTCGCCCGTAAAGAATGAGCCGCAGGTGACTGAAATGGGTGGCGCCTCGGAAGAAACGGGGATAGCTGCGCTGTATGACAATGTTACGATAAGGGGGCGTGTAACGGAGTTGCCCGCGCTGCTTGATTCGGCAAACAAGTACTCGGATAGCGAATTGAGCTACAAGACGTCTGCCGTAAGAATGTATGAACTGGATTCTGTAACGTTTGATACGGTTGGAGCCGTTCATTTGGGATATCTTCTTAATCCGCGAGGCGAGTTCCGCTTCGATAGCGTTTCTTTGAATAGCCCGTATATTTTGCTGGAAGTGAGTCCGGATCAGTTCAACGGGTACGGAAAACGGTTGGCGGAACTGACCGGGTTGACTGCCGTTGTTGATTTGCGTGAGACGAAAGATATTGAGATTAACAAGTTGACGTGTCTGGAAGGCTATCGCTTGCGTTATTTGGTTCAGTCGGGAATGTCCATTGCTAAAGCTAGACTGCAAGCGGGGCGCGATGTGTTGGATGCCTTTGGAATGTACAAGGTCGATTTTGAAACGATTAAAACGACTGAAGTCGCCGAAGGCGTGATGGCAATTGATATGTTTGAAGAATTTTTGGACTTGTTAAGTTATGGAGAACTTGACGAGGTTGCGGAACAACTGGGCGAAGAGGGCAGCTTGAGCCGTGTGGCCTCTTCTGTAAGTGATCGCTTTATTTATTGGACGCTTCAGAGCTTGAACTATATGATTATAAACGAGGTTCATGGTTTCCCGAGAGATACCTCTTTGAAAAAGGAAATCTACGTTAACTTTGCCGTGATTTTGCTCGGGTTGGATGATTGCGATTACCGTAATGACGGCCATGTCTTCAGGAATGAAAAAGTCGTTTTCAATTTCAAGTGCTCCGATGAAAAGTGGGATATTGTTGTTAAATCCGTTGACTATGTCGCCGATTCCTTGACAGATGCCCGTGACGGAAAAACGTACAAGACGGTAACGTATATCATCAATGGTAAAATGCAGACTTGGATGGGTGAAAATCTGATGTACGGCGAAGGCGCAGGGAACTATCTGTTTGCCGAGGTGATGAACATTGATGGGAATATCACGGATTCGTTAGGCCGCACCGATTATGATATAGTCTATGCTGTCATGGATTCTGTTGAGGCCGAGAAGGGCTATTACCAAGGTATATGTCCCGATGGTTGGCATCTTCCGAATGGTTATGATTGGTGGAATCTTATGAAGTTTGTTGAAGAAAAGTTTGATGTATACTATGATTTGGGGGTGTATTTGTTCGCTGCTGGGTTTGGGGTGATGGTTGATAGTAGTGCTGTGAACGACTGGGTTACTTACGCCGTTAAGCCGGATCGCGCGTTTGAAGAATTTGACTTTGGAGGTCGTTGGTATAACGCGCTTGAAATTGATGATGATGGAAAATGGATTCTTGGTGAAGATATCGTAAATCACGTCATGCGTGTTCGCTGCGTAAAGAATTAAATGGTCGTGAGAATCGGTTAGGAGGCCGAATGGGGAAAGGAGGAACGGAAGGCGGGCTTTGTGCCCTCCTTCTTTTTTTTGCCAGTTGCCTTCGCTCAACGTTATTTTGGTATTTGCCATTTATTGTATAAAATTGTGGTTTTTTATACAAAATTTTTAAAAATGCTTAAATTCTTGAAAAATAATGAAAAATTTATTGTAAAAACTATTGACTTTTTAAATTTCGTTGTTTATATTTAGAGTGTACTTAGCTTGGGCCGAGTTTTCGGGGGGTTAAGAGGAGGACAAATGAAAGATATACTTGAATATACGAGCTATCGTCAGTATATCGCGGACTATTACGCCGACAAAAAGGCGAAATCTGCGTTTACTTGGCCGGAGTTTGCTTCTGCGGCGGGATTTTCTTCGCCAGTCTACCTAAAATATGTGAGCGAGGGTCGCTTCAACTTGAGCGATGCGGCTGTTGATCGTGTTGCCGCGGCAATGCACTTGTCCGGTAGCGACCTTGACTTTTTCCGCGAGATGGTTCGCTTTGACCATGCCAAGACGGACATGGCCAAAAAGGAATCTTTCCAGAAGTTGGTGACGATGGCGGAAAGTCGCAAGGCGAAAGTGATTGAGGCTGATGCGTTCCGCTATTTTGACAGCTGGAAAAATCCCGTGCTTCGCGAACTGGCTCCTGCCATGCCGGGGGCAAAACCGCTGGCACTTGCAAAAGCGTGTCGCCCCAAAATTACCGCTGCCGAAGTGAGCGAATCGCTGAACTTTCTGATTAAGGCGAACATGCTCCAGAAAGACGAGAACGGCAATTACGTTCAGACGGACAGGTCGATTACGGCCGGACCCATGGAAGTGACTCCCGCCGTGATTCGCGGCCTGCACCGTCAAATGGGCGAACTCGCTCTCGATGCAATCGAAGGCGTGCCGCAAAATGAACGCCGCTTTTCTGGCGTGACCTTGGGCATTACGCAAAGCGCTTACGATGAAATCGTCAGAGAAATCGATGCCTTCCGCAAGCGTGTTGTTGAAATTGCCACTAGGGAAACTGAAACGGATGAGGTGTACCGCCTGAACATCCAGTTTTTCCCCATGACAAATAAAAACGGTACAAAAAAGGGTTAGGAGGATATCATGAATTACTCAAAAATGGCAATGCAGTTTGTCTGTAAAATGGCGATGCCGCTCGCCTTGATGTTCGCGGCCTGCTCCACTGACAATGGAAATACCATTTCAAAGGTGGATTCGACTCCAGGGCCGGAGATGGGCGGCTCATCGGAAGAGCCGAATGTCATCGCGTACGAAAATATCTCTTTAAGGGGGCGTGCTTATTATGCGCCTGCGCTTGAAGGTCAGATCAGCTCAGATGAAATTGCTGTGTCTGCTCCGCCGAGTGTTTTCCTGTATGGAGGCGAGGCTCGTTTGTCAGAATTGGATACTGTGACCTTGGAATCGCTGAACGATACGTCCTTTACGACCAGTATCTGTACAATGGAGCCGGATACTTTGACCGGAGAAGTGGTCAATCCCTGTGACGAGGGGGTGGCTGCCGGATCTTTCCGGTTTAAAAATATCACGTTGAAAAGCCCCGTAGTCTTGATAGAGGCTGTTGCGGGGGATGTGTCGCTCAAGATGATTGTGGACATACGTGATTCGGGTTATTATGCTATTGACGCGATGTCGCATTTGGCGTATTACCGAATCATGAATCTTGTCGCTTCCGGCTCGTCATTTGCCGCGGCGAAAACGCAGGCTAAATCAGAAATCATGAGTGCATTTGCGTTTGACGAGTCGCCGGCCGTGCGGCAGGCTGCCTTGAGTGAAGGGGTTCCGTATGCTCTTCTGGAAAAAATTGGACAGGAGTTTGGTGCGACAGGTTCAGTTGCAGGATTGTCGGATTCGACAAAAAGAGCGCTTGAAGAATCGATAGAGGGCCAGCGTGTTTTCGCTATTTTGGAATTCCCCT
The nucleotide sequence above comes from uncultured Fibrobacter sp.. Encoded proteins:
- a CDS encoding GSCFA domain-containing protein, with the translated sequence MNFFTKIDIPAADFKIDYTSHLAFFGSCFADNISAQFAERKFHVLVNPFGTVYNPVSLASQIKAIADGKVFGEEDVFQDTRCDRLWHCWDAHSSLSGTTKEECLEKLNAATAQAREFMQKTNVIFITLGTAFVYYLKDRVKPVSNCHRQDPKMFTRRMISVDEATQAIRDTITSIRQLNQNVHIVFTVSPIRHLGDGAHGNNLSKATVLLGIERAIEEIAASPSAPRNDAVTYFPSYEIVIDELRDYRFYDSDMVHLSETAEEYIFERMVETYCDCATHENMAKVEKFLKMANHRIQDESSPATQELKKKLATQAAELEKQIAGLKLG
- a CDS encoding FISUMP domain-containing protein, with protein sequence MKLTKAGKLMVLAFLLLAGCSTEEGVHSPVKNEPQVTEMGGASEETGIAALYDNVTIRGRVTELPALLDSANKYSDSELSYKTSAVRMYELDSVTFDTVGAVHLGYLLNPRGEFRFDSVSLNSPYILLEVSPDQFNGYGKRLAELTGLTAVVDLRETKDIEINKLTCLEGYRLRYLVQSGMSIAKARLQAGRDVLDAFGMYKVDFETIKTTEVAEGVMAIDMFEEFLDLLSYGELDEVAEQLGEEGSLSRVASSVSDRFIYWTLQSLNYMIINEVHGFPRDTSLKKEIYVNFAVILLGLDDCDYRNDGHVFRNEKVVFNFKCSDEKWDIVVKSVDYVADSLTDARDGKTYKTVTYIINGKMQTWMGENLMYGEGAGNYLFAEVMNIDGNITDSLGRTDYDIVYAVMDSVEAEKGYYQGICPDGWHLPNGYDWWNLMKFVEEKFDVYYDLGVYLFAAGFGVMVDSSAVNDWVTYAVKPDRAFEEFDFGGRWYNALEIDDDGKWILGEDIVNHVMRVRCVKN
- a CDS encoding TIGR02147 family protein, which translates into the protein MKDILTYTDYRRYIADYYADKKAKSAISWHDFARAAGFSSPVYLKYVSEGRFNLSEAAVERVSSAMNLSDFEREYFREMVRFDHAKTDKAKKDSFQKLMTMAESRKAKIIEADAFRYFDSWKNPVLRELAPSMPGAKPLALAHACRPKISAAEVSESLNFLVKADLLQKDEEGNYKQTDKVVTTGPMEVTPVAVRGLHRQMGEIALETIEGVPQDKRHFSGVTLGITQDAYDEIVAEINAFRKKIIEIATRESETDEVYRLNIQFFPMTNKNENKKG
- a CDS encoding TIGR02147 family protein; translation: MKDILEYTSYRQYIADYYADKKAKSAFTWPEFASAAGFSSPVYLKYVSEGRFNLSDAAVDRVAAAMHLSGSDLDFFREMVRFDHAKTDMAKKESFQKLVTMAESRKAKVIEADAFRYFDSWKNPVLRELAPAMPGAKPLALAKACRPKITAAEVSESLNFLIKANMLQKDENGNYVQTDRSITAGPMEVTPAVIRGLHRQMGELALDAIEGVPQNERRFSGVTLGITQSAYDEIVREIDAFRKRVVEIATRETETDEVYRLNIQFFPMTNKNGTKKG